One genomic segment of Rhizobium viscosum includes these proteins:
- a CDS encoding antibiotic biosynthesis monooxygenase family protein, translating into MSSTQPSPFATTPEPPYYVVTFSSVRTEGDNGYGAMADRMAELALQQPGCLGAESARDADGFGITNSYWADEESLKAWKQVANHLAAQQLGRQRWYKQYKVRIARVERAYEFIAEEGASHGE; encoded by the coding sequence ATGTCCTCCACCCAGCCCTCGCCCTTCGCCACCACGCCCGAACCGCCCTATTACGTCGTGACCTTCTCCTCTGTTCGCACCGAGGGCGACAACGGTTACGGAGCCATGGCCGACCGAATGGCGGAACTGGCGCTTCAGCAGCCGGGCTGTCTCGGGGCCGAAAGCGCGCGGGATGCCGATGGCTTCGGCATCACCAATTCCTACTGGGCCGACGAGGAAAGCCTGAAGGCCTGGAAACAGGTGGCAAACCACCTCGCCGCCCAGCAGCTCGGCCGTCAGCGCTGGTACAAGCAATATAAGGTTCGCATTGCGCGGGTAGAACGCGCTTACGAATTTATCGCAGAGGAAGGAGCCTCCCATGGCGAATAA
- the speB gene encoding agmatinase translates to MANKTIDHAFTAQSLTSAASDPTFAGALSFMRRRFTKDLTGADAVVWGIPFDAATSNRPGTRFGPQAIRRASAIFDNDPQYPFQRHLFAEMAVIDYGDCLLDYGNHQDTPAAIERQASAILDSGAFLLTLGGDHYVTWPLLKAHVDRYGPLALVQFDAHQDTWLDDERRIDHGSFVARAARAGLIDPDRSIQIGIRTHAPEDFGIHLLYGHQVEEMSAADIASMIIAHTKGSPAYLTFDIDCLDPAFAPGTGTPVAGGPSSAKILSVLQRLKQLDVRGADVVEVSPPYDHADITAIAGATVAMYMLGLHAERRATAG, encoded by the coding sequence ATGGCGAATAAGACCATCGACCATGCCTTCACGGCACAGAGCCTGACATCGGCTGCCTCCGACCCGACCTTTGCCGGCGCGCTTTCCTTCATGCGCCGCCGCTTCACCAAGGATCTGACCGGAGCCGATGCCGTCGTCTGGGGCATTCCTTTCGATGCCGCGACCTCCAACCGGCCGGGCACGCGTTTCGGACCGCAGGCGATCCGCCGGGCATCGGCGATCTTCGACAATGATCCGCAATATCCGTTCCAGCGCCATCTCTTCGCCGAGATGGCCGTCATCGACTACGGCGATTGCCTGCTCGACTACGGCAACCATCAGGACACACCCGCAGCCATCGAGCGGCAGGCGAGCGCCATTCTCGACAGCGGCGCCTTCCTGCTGACCCTCGGCGGCGACCACTATGTCACCTGGCCGCTGTTGAAAGCGCATGTCGATCGCTACGGCCCGCTGGCGCTCGTGCAGTTCGACGCGCATCAGGACACCTGGCTGGACGACGAGCGCCGCATCGACCACGGCTCCTTCGTGGCCCGTGCGGCCCGCGCCGGCCTTATCGATCCCGACCGCTCGATCCAGATCGGCATCCGTACTCATGCGCCAGAGGATTTCGGCATCCATCTTCTCTACGGCCATCAGGTCGAGGAAATGAGTGCGGCGGACATCGCGTCGATGATCATTGCGCATACGAAGGGTTCGCCCGCCTATCTGACCTTCGATATCGACTGTCTGGACCCGGCCTTTGCGCCCGGCACCGGCACCCCGGTTGCCGGCGGTCCTTCCAGTGCGAAGATCCTCTCCGTGCTGCAGCGGCTGAAGCAGCTCGATGTCAGAGGCGCCGACGTCGTCGAAGTCTCTCCGCCCTATGACCATGCCGACATCACCGCCATTGCGGGGGCGACGGTCGCAATGTATATGCTGGGCCTCCACGCCGAACGGCGCGCGACGGCGGGATGA
- the argC gene encoding N-acetyl-gamma-glutamyl-phosphate reductase, giving the protein MAAKIFIDGEAGTTGLQIRERLAERRDLELLSIPTESRKDKAVRAALLNEADIAILCLPDDAAKESVSLIENDSTKVIDASTAHRVAEGWAYGFPEMSREQAGIIASAKRVANPGCWPQGPIAMLRPLIEAGLVPADFPVTVNGISGYTGGGRTMIEDYVAKGEDAPEYMPYGLSFKHKHLPELQRYAKLGRVPFFQPVVGNFAQGMVVTVPLQLSHLPKVPKGADLHAAIADYYAGIKGFVEAAPLEASERTPELNPEIYNNTNRMRLHVFANDDIAQALLVAVYDNLGKGASGAAVQNMDLMLGV; this is encoded by the coding sequence ATGGCAGCAAAGATCTTCATCGATGGCGAGGCTGGAACGACGGGTCTGCAGATCCGCGAGCGTCTGGCGGAGCGCCGCGATCTTGAGCTGCTGTCGATCCCGACCGAGAGCCGCAAGGACAAGGCGGTGCGCGCAGCGCTGCTCAACGAGGCCGATATTGCCATCCTCTGCCTGCCTGACGATGCCGCCAAGGAAAGCGTCAGCCTGATCGAGAATGACAGCACGAAAGTGATCGACGCTTCGACTGCGCATCGCGTCGCCGAAGGCTGGGCCTATGGCTTCCCGGAAATGAGCAGGGAGCAGGCGGGCATCATTGCCTCTGCCAAGCGCGTCGCTAATCCCGGCTGCTGGCCGCAAGGCCCGATCGCGATGCTGCGCCCGCTGATCGAAGCCGGCCTCGTACCGGCCGATTTCCCGGTCACGGTCAATGGTATTTCCGGTTATACCGGCGGCGGCCGCACGATGATCGAGGATTACGTCGCCAAGGGCGAGGATGCGCCCGAATACATGCCCTATGGCCTGAGCTTCAAGCACAAGCACCTTCCTGAGCTGCAGCGCTACGCCAAGCTTGGGCGCGTGCCCTTCTTCCAGCCGGTCGTCGGCAATTTTGCACAGGGCATGGTCGTGACCGTACCGCTGCAGCTCTCGCATCTGCCCAAGGTGCCGAAGGGTGCTGACCTGCATGCCGCGATCGCCGACTATTATGCCGGCATCAAGGGTTTCGTGGAAGCCGCCCCCTTAGAGGCGTCGGAGCGCACGCCGGAGCTCAACCCGGAAATCTATAACAACACCAACCGTATGCGCCTGCACGTCTTTGCCAATGACGATATCGCGCAGGCGCTGCTCGTCGCCGTCTATGACAATCTCGGCAAGGGTGCTTCCGGTGCCGCCGTGCAGAACATGGATCTGATGCTGGGCGTATAA
- a CDS encoding bestrophin-like domain, whose product MASVLIGIAIIGGTTATVLAAYYIMHLVMGGDPGGRDRELASSVITRIASLHALILALVFAQEMIEYQALRTESTVESNAVGDVFYDAERFGPEAQAPIQKALKDYVRIVIEQEWGELGRTGELSSAAWDQWNTAYLRILELVPANAKQESLRSHMLAEIHMISESRDRRENSGTDSISLIFWFAAVSGVIFTAIGYYPYAPDGRNLLLLSIFGVFTGIILFFIYAFSNPYSPPATLFPTAFERLQEEISGPDP is encoded by the coding sequence ATGGCGTCGGTTCTTATCGGCATTGCCATCATTGGAGGCACGACCGCAACGGTGCTTGCGGCCTATTACATCATGCATCTGGTTATGGGCGGTGACCCAGGCGGACGGGACAGGGAACTGGCCAGTTCGGTCATCACCCGCATCGCCAGCTTGCATGCACTCATCCTCGCCCTCGTTTTTGCGCAGGAAATGATCGAATACCAGGCCCTGCGAACAGAAAGCACGGTGGAAAGCAATGCGGTCGGCGATGTCTTCTATGATGCCGAGCGTTTTGGGCCGGAGGCGCAGGCACCGATCCAGAAGGCGCTGAAAGACTATGTCCGGATCGTCATCGAGCAGGAATGGGGCGAACTTGGGCGCACCGGCGAACTCTCTTCAGCTGCCTGGGATCAATGGAACACCGCCTATCTCAGGATTCTCGAACTGGTACCTGCCAATGCCAAGCAGGAGAGCCTGCGCAGCCACATGCTCGCAGAAATACATATGATTTCGGAATCCCGCGACCGACGGGAAAACAGCGGCACCGACTCGATCAGCCTGATCTTCTGGTTTGCCGCGGTTTCGGGCGTGATCTTCACCGCCATCGGCTACTACCCCTACGCGCCCGATGGCCGCAACCTGCTGCTGCTGTCGATCTTCGGCGTCTTTACCGGCATCATCCTTTTCTTCATCTACGCCTTCTCCAATCCGTACAGCCCACCCGCGACGCTGTTTCCGACGGCTTTCGAGCGCTTGCAGGAGGAAATCAGCGGGCCTGATCCGTAA
- a CDS encoding ABC transporter ATP-binding protein — translation MSSLLSRARKNPRRPNHSLSTASQTHNRRQLRLRKFLSYFRPHLPLLAADIACAVVVAAAAVALPLCANIVMSHLIALTDTASAYWQILGMGGVMLAIVAVETAAIFFVDYRGHMMGAHIEANIRQELFDHCQKLSFGFYDRHRTGQLMSRIVGDSFWLGELFHHGPEDLLIAILKYSGAMAVLFFIDPQLAFLILLLTPFAVAYALHFNRRMNRALEASKQEIAAVNERVEDALAGIRVVQSFANEDLERKRFAALNRRFLESRADGYRSEAWFSAGAETFAQIITLLVVILGGLRILAAELTIADLLTFLLCVGVLVDPIKRMANLARLWQEGYTGFVRAMEILEIDPDVVDRPSARALHMPKGEIRLSNVDFSYDDGAEVLSNLSLTIRPGEFVALVGPSGVGKSTLCALLPRFYDVTGGSIEIDGTDIRDVTLASLRSHLGVVQQDVYLFAGTVADNLRYGRPDATDEEVEAAARAAHAHDFIMALPQGYQTDIGQRGVKLSGGQRQRLTIARAFLKNPAILIFDEATSALDNESERAVQQAFLTLAKGRTTLVIAHRLSTIRHADRILVLTGDGIVEEGNHDRLMESGGIYANLYGLQASI, via the coding sequence ATGTCCAGTTTGCTTTCACGCGCGAGGAAAAACCCGCGACGTCCTAACCACAGCCTCTCCACCGCATCGCAAACCCACAACAGGCGCCAGCTGCGCCTGCGCAAATTCCTGTCCTATTTCCGGCCGCATCTTCCGCTGCTCGCGGCCGATATTGCCTGTGCTGTCGTCGTTGCTGCCGCCGCGGTAGCTTTGCCGCTTTGCGCCAATATCGTCATGAGCCATCTGATCGCGCTCACTGATACGGCTTCGGCCTATTGGCAGATCCTCGGCATGGGCGGCGTCATGCTGGCCATCGTGGCAGTCGAGACGGCTGCGATCTTCTTCGTCGATTATCGCGGCCACATGATGGGTGCGCATATCGAGGCGAATATCCGGCAGGAACTGTTCGATCACTGCCAGAAACTCTCCTTCGGCTTCTACGACCGGCACCGCACCGGCCAATTGATGAGCCGCATCGTCGGCGATTCGTTCTGGCTGGGAGAACTTTTCCATCACGGGCCGGAAGACCTGCTGATTGCCATTCTCAAATATAGCGGGGCGATGGCAGTCCTGTTCTTCATCGATCCGCAGCTTGCCTTTCTGATCCTCCTGCTGACGCCTTTTGCGGTGGCTTATGCGCTGCACTTCAACAGGCGCATGAATCGCGCCCTCGAGGCGAGCAAGCAGGAGATCGCCGCCGTCAACGAGAGGGTCGAGGATGCGCTTGCCGGCATCCGCGTCGTCCAGTCCTTCGCCAACGAAGACCTGGAGCGGAAACGCTTTGCCGCCCTGAACAGGCGCTTCCTCGAAAGCCGCGCCGATGGCTACCGCAGCGAGGCCTGGTTTTCCGCCGGCGCCGAAACCTTCGCTCAGATCATCACGCTTCTGGTCGTCATCCTCGGCGGATTGCGCATCCTTGCGGCGGAACTCACCATTGCCGATCTTCTGACCTTCCTGCTCTGCGTCGGTGTCCTCGTCGATCCGATCAAGCGGATGGCCAACCTCGCGCGGCTCTGGCAGGAAGGTTACACGGGCTTCGTGCGGGCGATGGAGATCCTGGAGATCGATCCTGACGTGGTGGATCGTCCCTCGGCCCGCGCGTTGCATATGCCGAAGGGAGAGATCAGGCTCTCGAATGTCGATTTCAGCTATGATGACGGGGCGGAGGTGCTCAGTAATTTGTCGCTGACCATCCGGCCAGGCGAATTCGTAGCCCTCGTCGGCCCCTCGGGTGTCGGGAAGAGCACACTCTGCGCGCTGCTTCCCCGCTTTTATGACGTCACTGGCGGCTCGATCGAAATCGATGGAACCGATATCCGCGATGTGACGCTCGCCTCGCTGCGCAGCCACCTCGGCGTGGTGCAGCAGGATGTCTATCTCTTCGCCGGCACCGTGGCGGACAATCTGCGCTACGGTCGGCCGGATGCGACGGACGAAGAGGTGGAAGCCGCAGCCCGCGCTGCCCATGCGCATGATTTCATCATGGCATTGCCGCAGGGCTATCAGACCGATATCGGCCAGCGCGGCGTAAAGCTGTCGGGCGGGCAGCGCCAGCGGCTGACGATCGCTCGCGCCTTCCTCAAGAACCCTGCCATCCTGATCTTCGATGAGGCGACGAGTGCGCTCGACAATGAAAGCGAGCGCGCTGTGCAGCAGGCATTCCTGACGCTTGCCAAGGGGCGCACCACACTCGTGATCGCCCATCGCCTTTCAACGATCCGCCACGCCGACCGTATTCTGGTGCTCACCGGCGACGGTATCGTCGAAGAAGGCAATCATGATAGGCTGATGGAGAGCGGCGGTATTTATGCCAATCTCTATGGGCTGCAGGCGAGCATCTGA
- a CDS encoding VOC family protein, producing MTVLRIVPNVAAASIEEVRNFYSELFDLDIVMDHGWIVTLASDRRAIAQIGIATEGGSGTAVPDISIEVDDVDEVHQRAVTGGHQIVYGPADEPWGVRRFFIRDPTGKLLNILAHAG from the coding sequence ATGACAGTGCTGCGCATCGTTCCGAACGTAGCCGCCGCTTCCATTGAAGAAGTGCGCAACTTCTATTCCGAGCTGTTCGATCTCGACATCGTGATGGATCATGGCTGGATCGTCACCCTCGCGTCCGACAGGCGAGCAATCGCCCAGATCGGCATTGCAACGGAGGGCGGATCGGGAACCGCAGTGCCCGACATTTCGATCGAGGTCGATGATGTGGACGAAGTGCATCAGCGCGCCGTGACAGGCGGACACCAGATCGTCTACGGGCCGGCCGACGAGCCCTGGGGCGTGCGGCGCTTCTTTATCCGTGACCCCACCGGCAAGCTGCTGAATATCCTTGCTCACGCAGGCTAA
- the ubiA gene encoding 4-hydroxybenzoate octaprenyltransferase, which translates to MNTLNRPDLSDIHQGDWVDRLLPGTWRPYTRLARLDRPVGIWLTLFPCWAALFQAAHGLPDIRQLAVFTLGALLMRSAGSTINDIADRKFDGHVERTRFRPLASRQIGVSQALAFLAIELALAASLLLFLTPYTRLVALCVLPLVFVYPLCKRFTHWPQAVLGAAFNWGMLMAWAEIAGHIPAGAVLMWAGAIAWQIGYDTVYAYVDVKDDRSLGLKSTAILFGRHGKLMISLFYALTVAAWSLGGWLSGMSLPYAFGMLVIAAHLVWQTWRIDLARPEVNYRLFLANILTGLLLAASAFMGTW; encoded by the coding sequence ATGAATACATTGAACCGCCCGGACTTGAGCGATATTCATCAAGGTGACTGGGTGGACCGGCTGTTGCCGGGCACATGGCGACCTTACACGAGGCTTGCGCGGCTCGATCGTCCCGTCGGAATATGGCTGACGCTGTTTCCATGCTGGGCGGCGCTGTTTCAGGCAGCTCATGGCCTGCCCGATATCCGGCAGCTGGCTGTCTTCACGCTCGGCGCCCTGCTGATGCGAAGCGCCGGCTCCACGATCAACGATATCGCGGACCGGAAATTTGACGGCCATGTCGAGCGAACCCGTTTTCGGCCACTGGCGAGCAGGCAGATCGGAGTCAGTCAGGCGTTAGCCTTTCTGGCCATCGAGCTCGCGCTGGCGGCATCCCTCCTGTTGTTTCTGACGCCTTATACACGGCTGGTCGCCCTGTGCGTCTTGCCGCTTGTCTTCGTCTATCCGCTCTGCAAGCGCTTCACCCATTGGCCGCAGGCCGTGCTGGGCGCAGCGTTCAACTGGGGCATGCTCATGGCCTGGGCCGAAATTGCCGGCCATATTCCGGCCGGAGCCGTGCTCATGTGGGCTGGAGCTATCGCGTGGCAGATTGGCTACGATACCGTCTATGCCTATGTCGACGTGAAGGACGACAGAAGCCTCGGCCTGAAATCGACTGCGATCCTGTTCGGCCGGCATGGCAAGCTCATGATTAGCCTGTTCTACGCTTTGACGGTCGCTGCATGGTCTCTCGGCGGCTGGCTGTCGGGCATGTCCCTGCCCTATGCGTTTGGAATGCTCGTCATCGCAGCGCACCTTGTCTGGCAGACCTGGCGGATCGACCTTGCAAGGCCGGAAGTGAATTACCGCCTGTTCCTGGCAAATATCCTGACCGGGCTATTGCTGGCAGCCTCGGCCTTTATGGGGACCTGGTAA
- a CDS encoding COX15/CtaA family protein: MAVANLSPEQAIRTEVRRQDNNRRAVRIWLGFVLLALFCLVLVGGATRLTNSGLSITEWKPIHGVIPPLNAAEWEEEFKLYQRIPEFQQLNSDMTVDQFKSIFWWEWAHRLIARGIGVIFALPLVFFWATGRIERRLRWPLACILALGGLQGFIGWWMVSSGLSVRTDVSQYRLATHLVMACLIFASCMWIMRGLSPHSDDPAPTKNSHRWAAAIAIFSLFQIYLGALVAGLDAGFTYNTWPLMDGAVVPGDLFIQQPFWINLFENPKTVQFVHRLGAYTLFAITLINMVIALRAAASTTHARRAVVLFALVTIQAAIGITTLLLEVPLHWGLLHQAGALAVFGFAVANWRGYYGEYPRATVIAERD; the protein is encoded by the coding sequence ATGGCCGTCGCGAACCTGAGCCCGGAGCAGGCGATCCGCACTGAAGTGCGCAGGCAGGACAACAACCGCCGCGCCGTGCGCATCTGGCTTGGCTTCGTGCTCTTGGCGCTCTTCTGTCTCGTGCTCGTGGGCGGCGCGACGCGGCTCACCAATTCCGGCCTATCCATCACCGAATGGAAGCCTATCCATGGCGTCATCCCGCCGCTGAATGCTGCCGAATGGGAAGAGGAATTCAAGCTCTACCAGCGCATTCCCGAGTTCCAGCAGTTGAACAGCGACATGACGGTCGATCAGTTCAAGAGCATCTTCTGGTGGGAATGGGCGCACCGGCTGATCGCGCGTGGTATCGGCGTCATCTTCGCACTGCCGCTGGTTTTTTTCTGGGCGACCGGCAGGATCGAGAGGCGCCTGCGCTGGCCGCTTGCCTGCATCCTGGCGCTTGGCGGCTTGCAGGGTTTCATCGGCTGGTGGATGGTCTCCTCCGGCCTGTCTGTGCGCACGGATGTCAGCCAGTACCGGCTTGCCACGCATCTCGTCATGGCCTGCCTGATCTTCGCCTCCTGCATGTGGATCATGCGCGGGCTCTCACCGCATTCCGACGATCCGGCCCCGACGAAGAATTCCCACCGCTGGGCGGCGGCCATCGCGATCTTCTCGCTCTTCCAGATCTATCTCGGTGCGCTGGTCGCCGGCCTCGATGCCGGATTCACCTATAATACCTGGCCTCTGATGGATGGCGCTGTCGTGCCTGGCGATCTCTTCATCCAGCAGCCCTTCTGGATCAACCTCTTCGAGAACCCGAAGACGGTGCAGTTCGTCCATCGCCTCGGCGCTTACACGCTCTTTGCAATCACGCTCATCAATATGGTGATCGCACTGCGCGCCGCCGCCTCGACCACCCATGCGCGCCGGGCTGTGGTGCTCTTCGCGCTCGTCACGATCCAGGCGGCGATCGGCATCACTACGCTGTTGCTCGAGGTGCCGTTGCACTGGGGCCTGCTGCATCAGGCAGGTGCGTTGGCGGTCTTCGGTTTCGCCGTCGCCAACTGGCGCGGCTATTATGGCGAATATCCTCGCGCAACTGTTATCGCCGAACGCGACTGA
- a CDS encoding DUF2842 domain-containing protein, with product MPVRLRKFIGTILIIVLVLFYAIVANTIAVATLGNAPWWGHLLYFALTGLLWVLPAMVIIKWMAGPKQQ from the coding sequence ATGCCCGTCCGCCTTCGCAAATTCATCGGCACGATCCTGATCATCGTCCTCGTGCTTTTCTATGCGATCGTGGCGAATACAATCGCGGTCGCCACACTCGGCAACGCGCCCTGGTGGGGTCATCTGCTTTACTTCGCGCTCACCGGCCTGCTCTGGGTGCTGCCGGCCATGGTCATCATCAAGTGGATGGCCGGCCCGAAGCAGCAATAG
- a CDS encoding GNAT family N-acetyltransferase: MQTQRHDIPEQPFDAVAQAEAGISRLRQLSVKLAMAELEIELFDVMEPLEEEWRRLERDDLSSLHQSYDWCSAWVAAFRRPLTILRGRCGTHTAFILPVEIIRSRGMRIAKFIGADHSNINTGLFSQAFAEDSDSLDGHHLAARLRAALAGKADLLLLQNIPLEWRDRRNMLAGLPMVQNQNHAYQLPLFDTFDKTLQQLNAKSRRKKFRVQSRRLEAVGGFDYIVPEASSEQHKLLDTFFRLKSARFASLGLPDVFADTQTKAFLHGLIDKRNGDNFGLQMRALRLKGDYEGRIAALSGISRKGDHVICQFGAIDEDLAVDMSPGEFLFWQMISSLHGKGVALFDFGLGDQTYKRSWAPVETDHHDVVLPISGIGIAAGTVHRAITRGKAFIKARPGLYKFAQNIRAKLG; this comes from the coding sequence GTGCAGACGCAGAGGCACGACATTCCTGAGCAACCGTTCGACGCTGTAGCGCAGGCCGAAGCCGGTATTTCGCGGCTGCGACAATTGAGCGTGAAACTCGCGATGGCCGAACTCGAGATCGAGCTTTTCGATGTGATGGAGCCTCTCGAGGAAGAATGGCGCAGACTGGAACGCGATGATCTTTCCTCGTTGCATCAGAGCTATGATTGGTGCAGCGCCTGGGTGGCAGCCTTCCGCCGGCCGCTCACCATCTTGCGCGGCAGATGCGGCACTCATACCGCCTTCATCCTTCCGGTGGAGATCATCAGGTCCCGCGGCATGCGGATCGCCAAATTCATCGGCGCCGATCACAGCAACATCAACACCGGCCTCTTCTCGCAAGCCTTTGCCGAAGACAGCGATTCACTGGACGGCCATCACCTTGCCGCCCGCCTTCGTGCAGCACTCGCCGGCAAGGCCGACCTGCTTCTTTTGCAGAATATTCCACTGGAATGGCGAGACCGTCGCAACATGCTCGCCGGCCTGCCCATGGTGCAGAACCAGAACCACGCTTATCAGCTTCCGCTCTTCGACACGTTCGACAAAACGTTACAGCAGTTGAACGCCAAAAGCCGGCGCAAGAAATTCCGCGTGCAGAGCCGGCGGCTGGAGGCGGTTGGCGGCTTCGACTATATCGTACCGGAAGCGTCCTCGGAGCAACACAAACTGCTCGACACGTTCTTCCGCCTGAAAAGCGCCCGCTTCGCCTCACTCGGTCTGCCCGATGTCTTTGCTGATACGCAAACCAAGGCCTTCCTGCACGGACTGATCGACAAGCGGAATGGCGATAATTTCGGCCTGCAGATGCGCGCCTTACGCCTGAAGGGCGATTATGAGGGACGCATTGCCGCCCTGTCGGGGATTTCCCGCAAGGGCGACCACGTCATCTGCCAGTTCGGCGCGATCGACGAGGATCTGGCTGTCGATATGAGCCCCGGCGAATTCCTCTTCTGGCAAATGATATCGAGCCTGCACGGCAAAGGAGTGGCACTCTTCGATTTCGGCCTCGGCGATCAGACCTACAAGCGCTCCTGGGCACCGGTCGAAACCGACCATCACGATGTGGTTCTGCCGATCTCCGGCATCGGCATCGCAGCCGGCACGGTGCACCGGGCGATCACCCGTGGCAAGGCCTTCATCAAGGCCCGCCCCGGTCTCTATAAATTCGCCCAGAACATCCGGGCAAAGCTCGGCTGA